A single window of Mycobacterium sp. SMC-4 DNA harbors:
- a CDS encoding MerR family transcriptional regulator: MNTPVMTIGDLARRTGVPAKVLRRHHDLGLIYSLGRSRAGYRLFDEHALWCVEVIATLRGLGLTEAEIRQLAATCDDSARPVGPQLAELLARSRTRIEDRIRDLDEQRRRIDEFEHHHHDALTRATSHDRAAAPPWVPDPRTCGCGA; this comes from the coding sequence ATGAACACACCGGTGATGACCATCGGAGACCTGGCCCGCCGCACCGGAGTGCCGGCGAAAGTACTACGCCGCCACCACGACCTGGGCCTGATCTACAGCCTCGGCCGCAGCCGGGCCGGATACCGGCTCTTCGACGAACACGCGCTGTGGTGCGTCGAGGTCATCGCCACCCTGCGCGGCCTCGGCCTCACGGAGGCCGAAATCCGTCAGCTCGCCGCCACCTGCGACGACAGCGCCCGGCCGGTCGGACCGCAGCTGGCCGAACTACTGGCCCGCTCCCGGACCCGGATCGAGGACCGCATCCGCGACCTCGACGAGCAGCGCCGCCGCATCGACGAGTTCGAACACCACCACCACGACGCGTTGACCCGGGCGACCAGCCACGACCGAGCCGCCGCCCCGCCGTGGGTGCCGGATCCGAGGACATGCGGCTGCGGCGCTTGA
- a CDS encoding Tn3 family transposase: MATRVFADEELQRLREFPEISREELFRYFTLTPADLAFVAPQGRGPAVRLGLAVALCTLPWLGFVPDKVSSAPPVAVARLADQLNVDAVQLRSYGKRAQTRTEHVRLVAQYLGWRPAGSMELKELDEFLLARAMEHDSPTLLFRLACEYLISARVIRPGPDTVVRRVAHARTQAQRETYDRLAREFTPQRCKELDALLVADPSIGMSRLRWLSTGPVEASATAVKAEVEKLVFLRNLGADELDMSVLPAERRRFLATVGRRLTGQALERRDPQRRYPILLTVLAQSATDVLDEVVQLFDQAISARLSKAERRMRDELAERGKAGEDRQGLLDDLLAIITDTQIPDEEIGGLIRGDRIGWERLRAAVAQAKPRLPRDHGHLAALDSSYSYLRQFTPQVLSTVRFAGGTAAIELLIGVHMLRELNATGTRKVPDDAPTGFVPTKWRGYLDEARKAGNTTAYRHYWELCVLLGLRDGLRSGDVFVPGSRRYADPAAYLLTPQAWEPQRDEFCRLVGKSADPARALATATDELHDAMSELEKVLADGDGPVRLDEAGDLVVSPLSAEDVPAEAVALKQELTEMLPFAPIVSLLIELDKRTGYLDCFTHAGGKQSRTPELKRNLIAVLLAYSTNLGLTRMAEASGISYDILAWTSEWYVREETLRAANLTIIDYHQRLPLTPIFGAGTLSSSDGQRFPTRGKSVTARALSRYFANEGLSTYTHVTDQHATYGTKVIVATRREAHYVLDEILGNATDLPITEHATDTHGVTLVNFGLFDLLGLQLSPRIRDLGRITLYRAAPRAQVESAFPHAGPLLTRRCNLDLIAEHYDDLLRLAGSLKFGHATASLLVGKLSASGRQNALAAALKEYGALRRTIYAARYLSDPGYRRKISRQLNKGESLHALRRDLLYAHEGTVRARHLEGQTEQAWCLTLATNAVIAWTTEYYGLATEQMRRAGRRIDDEVLAHISPAHSENINFFGAIEVDIDAELAQLGPTGYRPLRVRDTLF; the protein is encoded by the coding sequence GTGGCGACGCGGGTATTCGCGGACGAGGAGTTGCAGCGCCTGCGGGAGTTCCCGGAGATCAGTCGTGAGGAGTTGTTCCGGTACTTCACGCTGACCCCGGCGGATCTGGCGTTCGTTGCTCCGCAGGGCAGGGGCCCTGCGGTCCGTCTGGGCCTGGCGGTGGCGTTGTGCACCTTGCCGTGGCTGGGGTTCGTGCCGGACAAGGTGTCGTCGGCGCCGCCGGTGGCGGTGGCCCGGTTGGCGGATCAGCTGAATGTCGATGCGGTGCAGCTTCGTTCGTATGGCAAGCGGGCGCAGACGCGGACCGAGCATGTGCGGCTGGTGGCCCAGTATCTGGGGTGGCGGCCTGCCGGGTCGATGGAGTTGAAGGAGCTGGATGAGTTCCTTCTGGCGCGGGCGATGGAGCACGATTCGCCGACGCTGTTGTTCCGGCTGGCGTGTGAGTACCTGATCTCGGCGCGGGTGATCCGGCCGGGCCCGGACACGGTGGTCCGCCGGGTCGCGCATGCTCGCACGCAGGCGCAGCGGGAGACCTATGACCGGTTGGCGCGCGAGTTCACGCCGCAGCGGTGTAAGGAACTGGATGCGTTGCTGGTCGCCGACCCGTCTATCGGGATGTCGCGGTTGCGGTGGTTGTCGACCGGCCCGGTGGAGGCGTCGGCGACCGCGGTGAAGGCCGAGGTCGAGAAGCTGGTGTTCCTGCGCAACCTGGGCGCGGATGAGCTGGATATGTCGGTGCTGCCGGCGGAGCGGCGGCGGTTCCTGGCGACTGTGGGCCGACGCTTGACGGGCCAAGCCTTGGAACGCCGGGATCCGCAACGCCGCTACCCGATCCTGCTCACGGTGTTGGCTCAGTCGGCCACCGATGTGCTCGACGAGGTGGTGCAGCTGTTCGATCAGGCGATCTCGGCCAGGTTGAGCAAAGCCGAACGCCGGATGCGCGACGAGCTCGCCGAGCGCGGTAAGGCCGGAGAGGATCGGCAGGGGTTGCTCGACGACTTGCTGGCCATCATCACCGACACGCAGATCCCTGACGAGGAGATCGGCGGCCTGATCCGGGGCGATCGGATCGGATGGGAGCGGTTGCGGGCCGCGGTCGCGCAGGCCAAACCTCGGCTGCCGCGCGATCACGGGCACCTGGCCGCTCTGGACAGCTCGTACTCCTATCTGCGGCAGTTCACCCCGCAGGTGCTGTCGACAGTCCGGTTCGCCGGCGGCACCGCGGCGATCGAGCTGCTGATCGGGGTGCACATGCTGCGGGAGCTGAATGCGACCGGTACCCGCAAGGTGCCCGACGACGCGCCGACGGGGTTCGTGCCGACGAAGTGGCGCGGCTACCTCGACGAGGCCCGCAAAGCCGGCAACACCACCGCCTATCGGCACTACTGGGAGCTGTGCGTGCTGCTGGGGCTGCGGGACGGGTTGCGCAGCGGCGACGTGTTCGTGCCGGGGTCGCGCCGCTACGCCGACCCGGCCGCTTACCTGCTGACCCCGCAGGCGTGGGAGCCGCAGCGTGACGAGTTCTGCCGCCTGGTCGGCAAGTCCGCTGATCCGGCCCGCGCCCTGGCGACCGCCACCGACGAGCTGCACGACGCTATGAGCGAGTTGGAGAAGGTGCTCGCCGACGGCGACGGCCCGGTCCGTCTCGATGAGGCCGGTGACCTGGTGGTCTCGCCGCTGTCGGCAGAAGACGTTCCGGCCGAAGCGGTGGCGTTGAAGCAGGAGTTGACGGAGATGCTGCCGTTCGCGCCGATCGTGTCGCTGTTGATCGAGCTGGACAAACGCACCGGCTACCTGGACTGCTTCACCCACGCCGGCGGTAAGCAGTCCCGCACCCCGGAGTTGAAGCGCAACCTCATCGCGGTGCTGCTGGCCTACTCCACCAACCTGGGTCTCACCCGTATGGCGGAGGCCTCCGGCATCTCCTACGACATCCTGGCCTGGACTTCGGAGTGGTATGTGCGGGAGGAGACGCTGCGGGCGGCGAACCTGACGATCATCGACTACCACCAACGCCTGCCGCTGACCCCGATCTTCGGGGCCGGCACCCTGTCCTCCAGTGATGGGCAGCGGTTCCCGACCCGTGGCAAATCGGTCACTGCCAGAGCGTTGAGCCGCTATTTCGCGAACGAAGGACTGAGCACGTATACCCATGTCACCGATCAGCACGCCACCTACGGCACGAAGGTCATCGTCGCGACGAGACGTGAAGCTCACTACGTGCTGGACGAAATCCTCGGCAATGCAACGGATCTGCCGATCACCGAGCATGCGACCGACACGCACGGCGTCACCCTGGTGAACTTCGGGCTGTTCGACCTGCTCGGGTTGCAGCTCTCGCCCCGCATCCGGGACCTGGGCCGGATCACCCTGTACCGGGCGGCGCCGCGAGCCCAGGTCGAGTCCGCGTTCCCGCACGCGGGCCCGCTTTTGACCCGGCGGTGCAATCTCGATCTGATCGCCGAGCACTACGACGACCTGCTCCGGCTGGCCGGGTCGCTGAAGTTCGGGCACGCCACCGCGTCGCTGCTGGTCGGCAAGCTGTCGGCGTCGGGCCGGCAGAACGCCCTCGCGGCGGCGCTCAAGGAGTACGGGGCGCTGCGGCGCACGATCTACGCCGCCCGGTATCTGTCCGACCCGGGCTATCGACGCAAGATCTCCCGCCAGCTCAACAAGGGCGAATCCCTGCACGCGCTCCGCCGCGACCTGCTCTACGCGCATGAAGGAACCGTGCGCGCGAGGCACCTGGAGGGACAGACCGAACAGGCATGGTGCCTCACGTTGGCGACCAACGCCGTCATCGCCTGGACCACGGAGTATTACGGTCTGGCGACCGAACAGATGCGGCGGGCCGGGCGGCGCATCGATGACGAGGTGCTGGCGCACATTTCTCCGGCGCACAGCGAGAACATCAACTTCTTCGGCGCCATCGAGGTCGACATCGACGCCGAACTGGCCCAGCTCGGCCCCACCGGGTACCGGCCGCTGCGGGTCCGCGACACCCTCTTCTGA
- the merB gene encoding organomercurial lyase MerB: MTTNPFATTIVDTLFDSTANTGTNLMGTAMRLLAAGEPITIEQLATAAGASVADVENAPAAADIEYDDRHRILGWGLTLNPTPHRFTVDGHQLYTWCAADTLLFPAIIGRPATVESTCAATGTTIRLSVDPASGVSGLDPATAVISVPGPDELDPTRVRATTCNPGRYFATAVAAADWQSRHPTGLVLPVADAYAQLRPISDRVLTATEPPRCR, from the coding sequence ATGACGACCAACCCGTTCGCCACCACCATCGTCGACACACTGTTCGACTCCACCGCCAATACGGGAACGAACCTGATGGGCACCGCGATGCGGCTGCTCGCGGCCGGTGAACCGATCACCATCGAACAGCTCGCTACCGCCGCCGGCGCCAGCGTCGCCGACGTCGAGAACGCGCCCGCCGCCGCGGACATCGAATACGACGACCGGCACCGCATCCTCGGCTGGGGCCTGACCCTCAATCCCACCCCGCACCGGTTCACCGTCGACGGCCACCAGCTCTACACCTGGTGCGCCGCCGACACCCTGCTGTTCCCCGCCATCATCGGTCGCCCCGCCACCGTCGAATCCACCTGCGCCGCAACCGGAACCACCATCCGACTGTCCGTTGACCCGGCCTCCGGGGTCAGCGGCCTCGACCCGGCCACCGCGGTCATCTCTGTACCCGGCCCCGACGAACTCGACCCGACCCGGGTCCGCGCCACCACCTGCAACCCCGGCCGCTACTTCGCCACCGCCGTGGCGGCCGCCGACTGGCAGAGCCGGCACCCCACCGGGCTCGTGCTGCCCGTCGCCGACGCCTACGCCCAGCTGCGCCCGATCAGCGACCGCGTCCTCACCGCCACCGAACCACCACGCTGTCGCTGA
- a CDS encoding PIN domain-containing protein, protein MRAVLDTSVVIATDVGPIDGELAISCVTLAELHFGVLVAKNLDDRAERLRRLLLLQRTFDALPLDEAVAASYGQIAAAVVDAGRRPRARSMDLLIAATAHAHSATLYTRNIDDFAGLGNLIEVREV, encoded by the coding sequence GTGAGGGCGGTGCTCGATACGAGCGTGGTGATCGCCACCGACGTCGGCCCGATCGACGGCGAGCTCGCAATCAGCTGCGTGACCCTGGCTGAGCTGCATTTCGGGGTTCTCGTGGCCAAGAACCTCGATGACCGGGCCGAGCGCCTCCGCCGACTCCTGCTGCTGCAACGCACATTTGACGCACTCCCGCTCGATGAAGCGGTAGCCGCCAGCTACGGCCAGATCGCGGCTGCCGTAGTCGACGCGGGACGCCGACCCCGTGCCCGGTCGATGGATTTACTCATCGCGGCCACCGCACACGCGCACTCGGCCACGCTCTACACGCGCAATATCGACGACTTCGCAGGACTCGGAAACCTGATCGAGGTCCGTGAAGTGTGA
- a CDS encoding helix-turn-helix transcriptional regulator, with translation MPRSTTAAVTAPGGETACTHLDATAKFFRALSDPTRLKLLEFILAAERTSAECVEHAGISQPRVSVHLSCLADCGYVTARRDGKKLRYSVGDPRVADLVMLARSLAADNAAALTCCTRIDTARVNGAGH, from the coding sequence TTGCCCCGGTCCACGACCGCCGCCGTCACCGCGCCCGGTGGCGAGACGGCCTGCACGCACCTGGATGCGACGGCGAAGTTCTTTCGCGCGCTGTCGGATCCGACGCGGTTGAAGCTGCTGGAGTTCATCTTGGCCGCCGAGCGCACCTCCGCGGAGTGTGTCGAGCATGCCGGGATCTCCCAGCCGCGGGTGTCGGTGCACCTGTCCTGCCTGGCCGACTGCGGTTATGTGACCGCGCGCCGTGACGGCAAGAAGCTGCGCTACTCCGTCGGCGACCCACGCGTCGCGGACCTGGTGATGCTGGCCCGCTCCCTCGCCGCCGACAACGCCGCCGCGCTGACCTGCTGCACCCGCATCGACACCGCTCGTGTGAACGGAGCAGGACATTGA
- the merA gene encoding mercury(II) reductase produces MTTTSPRADLAIIGSGSAAFAAAIAAVNLGKRVVMVERAAIGGTCVNVGCVPSKALLAAAEARHTAASADRFPGLAATGAPVDFAELIAGKNALVDRLRGEKYLDLAADYGWEIVSGTAVFTGTTDAPVLRVEQGADGPRVIDADQYLIATGAAPWAPPTDGLAEAGYLTSTTAMELDVLPGSLIVVGGNAIGLEQAQLFARLGTRVTVIEALDRLAPFEEPEISRAIAQVFADEAITVLTGATLDKALAEGGEKLVTVRTADGATTELRAAQLLIATGRRPDTPGLNLAAVGVRTDDRGAVVVDAHQRSSNPRIWAAGDVAGGPQFVYVAAAQGTLAAGNALGHAGRTLDYTALPRVTFTSPAIAAVGHTDSQAAAAGLRTESRLLTGANVPRALVNRDTRGVVKLVAEAGTGRVLGVHAVAEGAGDLITAAGYAITAGMTVDQLARTWAPYLTMAEALKLTAQTFTADVAKLSCCAG; encoded by the coding sequence GTGACCACGACATCCCCGCGCGCCGATCTGGCGATCATCGGTTCCGGTTCGGCGGCGTTCGCCGCCGCCATCGCCGCGGTCAACCTCGGCAAACGGGTGGTGATGGTCGAGCGCGCCGCGATCGGCGGCACCTGCGTGAACGTGGGCTGCGTGCCGTCGAAGGCGCTGCTGGCCGCCGCGGAGGCCCGGCACACCGCGGCGAGCGCCGACCGGTTCCCGGGGCTGGCGGCGACCGGGGCACCGGTGGACTTCGCCGAGCTGATCGCGGGCAAGAACGCGCTGGTCGACCGGCTTCGCGGCGAGAAGTACCTCGACCTGGCCGCCGACTACGGCTGGGAGATCGTCTCGGGAACCGCCGTCTTCACCGGTACCACCGACGCACCGGTGCTGCGGGTCGAGCAGGGGGCCGATGGCCCGCGGGTGATCGACGCCGATCAGTACCTGATCGCGACCGGCGCCGCGCCGTGGGCGCCGCCGACCGACGGGCTCGCCGAGGCGGGGTATCTGACCTCGACCACCGCGATGGAGCTCGACGTCCTGCCGGGGTCGCTGATCGTGGTGGGCGGCAACGCCATCGGTCTCGAACAGGCACAGTTGTTCGCCCGGCTCGGCACCCGGGTCACGGTGATCGAGGCCCTGGATCGGCTGGCGCCGTTCGAGGAACCCGAGATCTCCCGGGCCATCGCGCAGGTGTTCGCCGACGAAGCCATCACCGTGCTCACCGGCGCCACCCTCGACAAGGCACTGGCCGAGGGCGGCGAGAAACTCGTCACCGTCCGCACCGCCGACGGGGCCACCACCGAACTGCGGGCCGCCCAGCTGCTCATCGCCACCGGCCGCCGCCCCGACACCCCCGGATTGAATCTGGCGGCGGTCGGGGTACGCACCGACGACCGCGGCGCCGTCGTCGTCGACGCCCACCAGCGCAGCAGCAACCCGCGGATCTGGGCCGCGGGCGACGTGGCCGGCGGCCCCCAATTCGTGTACGTCGCGGCGGCGCAGGGCACACTCGCCGCCGGCAACGCCCTCGGGCACGCCGGCCGCACCCTGGACTACACGGCGCTGCCGCGGGTGACATTCACCAGCCCGGCCATCGCCGCGGTCGGCCACACCGACAGCCAAGCCGCCGCAGCCGGATTACGGACCGAGTCGCGGCTGCTCACCGGTGCGAACGTGCCGCGTGCCCTGGTCAACCGGGACACCCGTGGTGTGGTCAAACTCGTCGCCGAGGCCGGGACCGGGCGGGTGCTAGGCGTGCACGCCGTCGCCGAGGGTGCCGGGGATCTGATCACCGCCGCCGGGTACGCGATCACCGCGGGCATGACCGTCGACCAGCTCGCCCGCACCTGGGCGCCGTATCTGACCATGGCCGAAGCGCTGAAACTCACCGCCCAAACCTTCACCGCCGATGTCGCCAAGCTGTCCTGCTGCGCGGGCTGA
- a CDS encoding cytochrome c biogenesis CcdA family protein gives MNGLLALAFTAGMLAPVNPCGFALLPAWITHTLGDTATEPLGVRTARALRTGVAFTLGFAGTLAVAGLAISAGARALISAAPWLGLVVGVALVLLGVVMFTGRVLGLRLPTRALRPATGPGGTTGIVLAGIGYAAASLSCTFGVLLAVIAQAQATAGWGALLAVFVAYTLGAATILLLVSLAAAAAGTALTHHLAALARHGTRITATVLILTGAYLAWYWLPAVTGDTTGTNGFAALSTTASTWLQNHTPLMATIAALTVLTAAVTVLAHRMIRRRVTDAAPVDCCTPTTVIEEGRPQ, from the coding sequence GTGAACGGGCTGCTGGCCTTGGCGTTCACCGCGGGCATGCTCGCCCCGGTCAATCCGTGCGGTTTCGCGCTGCTGCCGGCCTGGATCACCCACACCCTCGGCGACACCGCCACCGAACCGCTCGGGGTACGCACGGCGCGGGCGCTGCGAACCGGCGTCGCTTTTACCCTCGGGTTCGCGGGCACCCTGGCCGTGGCGGGGCTGGCCATCAGCGCCGGTGCCCGCGCGCTGATCAGCGCCGCGCCGTGGCTCGGTCTGGTCGTCGGTGTCGCCCTGGTATTGCTCGGTGTCGTCATGTTCACCGGCCGCGTGCTCGGTCTGCGACTGCCCACCCGAGCGCTGCGCCCGGCCACCGGGCCGGGCGGCACAACCGGGATCGTCCTCGCCGGGATCGGCTACGCCGCGGCGTCGCTGTCGTGCACGTTCGGGGTGCTGCTGGCCGTCATCGCCCAGGCCCAGGCCACCGCGGGCTGGGGTGCGCTGCTCGCGGTGTTCGTCGCCTACACCCTCGGCGCCGCGACGATCCTGCTGCTGGTCAGCCTCGCCGCCGCGGCCGCCGGTACCGCGCTCACCCACCATCTCGCCGCCCTCGCCCGGCACGGCACCCGCATCACCGCGACCGTGCTCATCCTCACCGGCGCCTACCTGGCCTGGTACTGGCTGCCCGCCGTCACCGGCGACACCACCGGCACCAACGGATTCGCGGCCCTGTCCACCACCGCCAGCACCTGGCTGCAGAACCACACACCACTGATGGCGACGATCGCGGCACTGACCGTGCTCACCGCCGCCGTCACCGTCCTCGCTCACCGCATGATCCGGCGCCGCGTTACCGATGCCGCACCCGTCGACTGCTGCACCCCGACGACCGTCATCGAGGAAGGGCGCCCGCAATGA
- a CDS encoding Shedu immune nuclease family protein, translating into MRAEWEHDDGAGRVVAHHEDEVLVLTWWPANHTSKSKGGIEMVRFDPTAEMLRIFPKTFFLGNEGQQFQQVSEVQIDTGVWAWEPYDPVSENVYRGEAELVGLPDGFGKIFQYGLGFPRQYRGIIYAIEDHTECDVVRFGASDCEGSNGNVFCLGLDRFAEYKHTVDLTIRRARVVATRIIETESFNSIAGTLGKARVAPTLGRHPTIQAITRALTDDVPLDTDDRAALVGRMSAESRTVAREDPPAFGRLRQDIDLVTLEVLIEQFRGGLEGKAAGSESWWQKFFKTNTFALQQLFAAPVALYKDQAHVRVTNAGGGGGRIADFVLVNTVARSVVAVEIKTPGTKLIGPIYRGTGGGEVYLPHKELSGAVAQIQAQLESVITDFPEIVKHSPDLESVDTTNVRGAVIIGKLDSLAEEEQRESFARYRTRLLGVDVLTFDEIYHRLCGLHAMLSNEQSGVQDASHNS; encoded by the coding sequence ATGCGGGCCGAGTGGGAACACGACGATGGGGCGGGACGGGTTGTCGCACACCATGAAGACGAGGTCTTGGTGCTGACGTGGTGGCCGGCAAATCACACCTCAAAGTCCAAGGGCGGCATTGAGATGGTGAGGTTCGATCCCACTGCTGAGATGCTGCGCATCTTCCCAAAGACGTTCTTCTTGGGTAACGAGGGTCAGCAATTCCAGCAAGTCAGCGAGGTCCAGATCGACACCGGGGTGTGGGCCTGGGAGCCCTATGATCCGGTCAGCGAAAACGTGTACCGAGGGGAAGCGGAACTCGTTGGCCTACCGGATGGCTTTGGGAAGATTTTCCAGTACGGGCTAGGTTTCCCCCGACAATATCGCGGCATCATTTATGCAATCGAGGACCACACAGAGTGTGATGTTGTCCGATTCGGTGCGTCCGATTGCGAGGGGTCGAATGGCAACGTTTTTTGCCTTGGACTTGATCGATTCGCTGAATATAAGCACACCGTGGACCTCACTATCCGCCGAGCGCGAGTTGTCGCCACCCGCATAATCGAGACGGAGTCTTTCAACTCGATAGCCGGTACGCTGGGTAAAGCCCGCGTGGCACCCACACTCGGCAGGCATCCGACAATTCAAGCGATTACCCGTGCGCTCACCGACGATGTCCCACTCGATACTGACGACCGGGCGGCTCTCGTCGGGCGCATGTCAGCGGAGTCGCGGACAGTGGCTCGGGAGGATCCGCCGGCCTTCGGGAGGCTGCGTCAAGACATTGATCTAGTGACCCTCGAAGTCCTGATCGAACAGTTCCGTGGTGGGCTGGAAGGCAAGGCGGCAGGTAGCGAGTCGTGGTGGCAAAAGTTCTTCAAAACCAACACCTTTGCTCTACAACAGCTGTTCGCCGCACCGGTTGCCCTGTATAAGGACCAAGCTCATGTACGAGTAACGAACGCGGGTGGCGGAGGAGGTCGAATCGCAGATTTCGTCCTCGTCAACACGGTTGCGAGGAGTGTCGTTGCGGTCGAGATCAAAACCCCTGGCACTAAACTCATCGGGCCCATATATCGTGGTACGGGCGGCGGTGAAGTATATCTTCCGCATAAAGAGCTTTCAGGTGCTGTTGCGCAAATTCAAGCGCAACTAGAGTCCGTCATCACAGATTTTCCAGAAATAGTCAAGCATTCGCCCGATTTAGAGTCGGTTGATACCACAAACGTTCGTGGAGCAGTCATAATCGGCAAACTCGATTCCCTCGCCGAAGAAGAACAACGAGAGTCCTTCGCCCGGTATCGCACACGGCTTCTTGGCGTAGATGTACTCACCTTCGACGAGATATACCACCGACTGTGCGGATTGCACGCGATGCTCAGTAATGAGCAAAGTGGAGTCCAAGATGCCTCTCATAATTCGTAG
- a CDS encoding TlpA disulfide reductase family protein, giving the protein MTTPITRRTVSAALAALAVTVLAACGTDTASPRAATDPVTVTALSGAPVTVPSGKPTAMFFFSVGCGECVGGAKSLSQAARQLGDTAAFVLVDMDPAEPAQVVTDFQQQTGTDTVPAVIDTDATLTKRYSVAALSTLLVVDPGGAVAYRAADPSADQITAALAKAGDR; this is encoded by the coding sequence GTGACCACGCCGATCACCCGACGCACGGTGAGCGCGGCGCTCGCCGCCCTGGCGGTCACGGTGCTGGCTGCCTGCGGCACCGACACCGCCTCGCCCCGCGCCGCCACCGACCCCGTCACGGTCACCGCGCTGTCCGGGGCGCCGGTGACCGTGCCCAGCGGCAAGCCGACGGCGATGTTCTTCTTTTCGGTCGGCTGCGGTGAATGCGTGGGCGGCGCGAAGTCGCTGTCGCAGGCTGCGCGACAACTCGGTGACACCGCCGCTTTCGTCCTGGTCGACATGGATCCGGCCGAACCTGCCCAGGTCGTCACCGACTTCCAGCAGCAAACCGGGACCGACACCGTGCCCGCGGTCATCGACACCGATGCGACCCTGACCAAGCGGTACTCCGTGGCCGCCCTGTCGACCCTGCTCGTCGTCGACCCCGGCGGTGCGGTCGCCTACCGGGCCGCCGACCCGTCCGCCGATCAGATCACCGCCGCGCTGGCGAAGGCCGGGGACCGGTGA
- a CDS encoding type II toxin-antitoxin system Phd/YefM family antitoxin, translating to MNTVGLRELRQDASDLVRRVEEGEEITITVAGRPAARLVTARPRAWRQWADITDLFAGPADSTWESDRDRIAQDVRDPWASA from the coding sequence GTGAACACCGTAGGCCTGCGTGAACTACGCCAGGACGCATCCGACCTCGTGCGCCGCGTGGAAGAGGGCGAGGAAATCACCATCACCGTGGCGGGCAGACCAGCGGCCCGGCTGGTAACGGCCAGGCCACGAGCCTGGCGCCAATGGGCCGATATCACGGATCTGTTTGCTGGGCCGGCGGACTCTACGTGGGAGTCCGACCGTGACCGCATCGCTCAGGACGTGCGTGACCCTTGGGCGTCCGCGTGA